In Poecilia reticulata strain Guanapo linkage group LG15, Guppy_female_1.0+MT, whole genome shotgun sequence, the sequence tacaaaaaacaacattcacaacaaatcactgtttttctgtaacacCGACTGGAATGGATCACGACTGCTGGAATTACTCAAATCCTAACGTGACGTAAACCTGATTCTGTTTTCTCAGGTTCGACAAACGGctacatgttttctttgtcgCAGAGAACTGAGAGTAATCTGCTTTCGTTTGGCGTTTGAAATCCGACCGATGTTTCGGCAGCGTCACATGAGGGAGGCCTGGTCGATGAAGGTGGCCAAAGTGATGTCGCGCTGAGACAATCCGCCGCAGTCGTGGGTGCTGAGCGTGATCTGGACCTGCGGGGATGAAACACAACCGCCGCACTGAACGCTAGCTCAGTTTCTAAAGACATTGGAAATACACAAATTggaaatacaaacataaatttgcttaatggaaacataacCATTTAAGGGAAACTCACTGTTTGCAGTAGAGTCACCATTATAAATGTGTTGCAAACCTTTACCGCTATtttgctaatgtcgaaaaactagtttttctatcaaataaacacaattactGAATTAGTTTGTTCCCGCTACGCCAtcctcctcctaccacttcctgtttgtcgtCTTCatcgtttctgccagtagtaacatcctgttgttgatcatgtgactcttgTGATGcgtaaaatgtttgcagttttgctaaataaatgttgGCACTTCATAGCAGGGCAAGAACTTGatcaaaaaacaagttttttttggcATCGGTTTattaaggattttatttttgtaattccaatttgtacAATTATGGTAAATGGAGACACGGTTAATTAGGTGGGTTGTTTTAGTatggaaattgttttgtttcagaaaaccgcaaaggaaacacttttttcacatcacgagtcacatgatcaacaaccggatcttactactggcagaaacaacaaagatgacaggaagtagttggaggatgatggcgccacatgtttttttttttatgactgaacaaatttattaattcttatttaatggaagcaaCGCAattacaaaatagttttttttttaacattagcaacattttgtgcatatttttggaaacgcagctgctgacATTAATTTAAGTGATCAAGTTGAACCAGTAATTTAAACTGATAAGCATGTAATTATGGGATAATCTCATATTTACAACATCACTTAGTCATAATTAAGAAACaagttgaattttgttttttatcagagTGGCAGCAATGGCCTTCCATATGATTGAGACCCTcctataaaaatctaaatttttttttaccgttatttaataaatttttgcACATATCTACCAACATGTAACCTCAGCTGATGTTTGGTACCTTGTTGTAAACGTTGAACCACTCGGGATGATGGTCCATCTTCTCCGCCTGTAAGGCCACTCTGGACATGAACCCGAAAGCCTGCAGGCGGAGCGGAAGCGTCACGTTCAGACGCCGTTCAGACGCCGTTCATAAGCGGCTTTCATGAACAAACCTGATTGAAGTCTTTGAAAATGAATTCTTTGTAGATGGCGTCGCGGCCGACCGCCTCCACCCACTGGGCGTTtcgcagcagcggcagcaggtGAGCGCGCTCCTCGTCGCTCAGAGTCTGGATCTTACCGGCCTGCAGCGTGGCAGGACATGAGGGACAGAAAGGAGACGTGGACATTTCTGCccaaaaaactgacattttctaaaacGATAAAAATACAGGGAAACTTCCTCTAATTGTTAGGaaaaaacacccaaatatttagattaatctcagaactTTTCTTCAAAAACCTGGAGAtgtgagtttcaaaagttgaaaattaatttgatgaatTTTCTagcattttttacttttaaaactcaaatttccTTGTTGAGAAAATTTCTGCAATCTGAgcttcaaagtttttttctagcatatttttgactttaatcaaaaaacatttttctgcatttcaaattttgaacatttttgacttttgaaacttttacttccttgcaaatttttgaattttcaaactcagaaatcgagatttttctggaattttttttctagcaaatattcttttctcctttagctcagatattttcttgtttttttctagaaatgttttgACACTCAAACGTCCATGCAGAAATTTGAGACTAAtctcaaaataattatttttttagcttttcaaagtcagaaactttttttcttttattttttagaaaatttgagttttgaaattcaaatttccaagtttgttttagaaaatttctcagattaatctcaaaatttcagatttttttctagcaaatttttaattattgaaactgatttttctggaaatttcctttttgtttaaaattaatctcaaatttataatttttttctagctAGTTTTTGTCTTGTGGAGCTCAGAAAGTTTCCTCATCTTCCTGTGAATCTCCTGTGATTGTTTTGTCATGAATGTGCTCCTCTTGCCCCTCCGTCTCTGCCTCCAGAGGCTGTAACTCGGGCTGCAGGTGGCAGAGGGGCAGCTTCTCAAACACAAacgctgattggctgaaaacGCGTCCATCTGGAAACGATAAGCCGCCGCATtcctgctttaaaaaacaaaaaccgggtgatttaaatgtgttttccgCTTGTTGAGGGGATTGTCTGCATGCAtttctatttcagtttttaactaTTTATTCAAAGTCACATGATTTTAGTCAGCTCTTTGAACCAagcagatgtttctttttccctGCGTGGATCCGTGCTGTGACGTCATCAGGTATCATAGCAACAGCGTAATCTGCTCAATCGGTGACATTATCATCAGCTCACAAACAAATCCCGTCTGGCTCCAACACGCAAACTCAGCGGACAGTCGGGATAAACCTGCGCATTTCTGCACAAATCCCGCACGTTCCTGTTCATTGTGGTGTAAAAACACCGGAAGTGAAGCAACAGGTTGCGCGTACTCACCATGTTGGAAGAGAGGCAGCTCTGCTGCAGGAGCCGCTGACTGCAGCTGGACCTAATCCATCTCAAAACGGGCAGCTGGGGGTCCTGAGAGGCCGCCTCTGCTGAAGCCTGAGCAGAAATCCTCCCAGTCCAGCCGCAGGTTTAATCATAAACACGCATCTGCTGCACCAGGCATGCGTGGGGCCAGCTGCTGTTTGCGCTGTGATGACACTCTGCTTCTTGGACtcactaaaaataatcaatattctGCACAAACAGTGAAGCTCAGGTTAATGTTCAATAAAATGCAGGGAAATCGCACACAAGCCAGCTCCAAATAGTGCATAAAAAGCTactaaaacagataaaacagaaaatacatatttagtttaacaaaggagaaaaacattaaatgccAATAATAAAAGTGTTGATTAtcatttacaatgttttttctaGACCCAACGGAACGTAAGTTCAGCTTTAACCTTTGGTGTAAAAGTGGGCGGGGCTTAATCAGCTCTTGTCAAGATGATTGGTTTGAATTGGACCAGATTCTACAGgtcaaccaatcagatgttAGACCATGTTTAATAACGGACAGAGACACGATACCTATATCTGCCATTAACATGaggaatttagattttttattaattatattttaactaTCCATATTTAATTACATGTATACATTTAATTTCTGGCAACTTCAGTGCCAgaaatttgtaaatgtttttatttaatatattaatgtattcattatgtttatttagTAATTCAATTTTAGCCCTCTGTAGAAACACTAAAAGTTACTCTGTGgactaaatataattgaaaactATGACAGAGTGGGTAcgtttggaaaaaataaaatgcagcaggaAAGATGGACTTTCTATTCAGCATTCTAAGGAATAAAATTCCCTATTTTCagtaaactaaataaatcaaatgtaacCGGTGGTATCAGTGAGTCTCTAGAAGtctatggaccttaccaagctccgcccagaaacggcCCTCGAAAGCCCCACGTGACTTaatgtctcacattaacctcctagcagagcttagcttctaaacatggcatttttcgtTTCAAATGACTCTGCAGAGCATTTCTGAGTCGactagtttagcatttctgccggattttcacaaaatatcagccacgacaagggaaccaacaagttcatgtcatcttttttggacgacatcaaaatgttttagccgcgatgcctccaacattgtgcgagttgcagcgaaatgctaccagtcgatgaggaaaacagcagatcctcagcataaatatagctgtggacaagatcactgatggctgttGTTCTTACAAGGCTGGTTGAGTCGGGccttcatggttttgagggttcgaatgtgcctaggacttatacatGGTACTctgtgctagcgtggctaacacgattacagtttagtaaaaNNNNNNNNNNNNNNNNNNNNNNNNNNNNNNNNNNNNNNNNNNNNNNNNNNNNNNNNNNNNNNNNNNNNNNNNNNNNNNNNNNNNNNNNNNNNNNNNNNNNNNNNNNNNNNNNNNNNNNNNNNNNNNNNNNNNNNNNNNNNNNNNNNNNNNNNNNNNNNNNNNNNNNNNNNNNNNNNNNNNNNNNNNNNNNNNNNNNNNNNNNNNNNNNNNNNNNNNNNNNNNNNNNNNNNNNNNNNNNNNNNNNNNNNNNNNNNNNNNNNNNNNNNNNNNNNNNNNNNNNNNNNNNNNNNNNNNNNNNNNNNNNNNNNNNNNNNNNNNNNNNNNNNNNNNNNNNNNNNNNNNNNNNNNNNNNNNNNNNNNNNNNNNNNNNNNNNNNNNNNNNNNNNNNNNNNNNNNNNNNNNNNNNNNNNNNNNNNNNNNNNNNNNNNNNNNNNNNNNNNNNNNNNNNNNNNNNNNN encodes:
- the pcbd1 gene encoding pterin-4-alpha-carbinolamine dehydratase isoform X2 — protein: MAGKIQTLSDEERAHLLPLLRNAQWVEAVGRDAIYKEFIFKDFNQAFGFMSRVALQAEKMDHHPEWFNVYNKVQITLSTHDCGGLSQRDITLATFIDQASLM
- the pcbd1 gene encoding pterin-4-alpha-carbinolamine dehydratase isoform X1, whose amino-acid sequence is MSVFWAEMSTSPFCPSCPATLQAGKIQTLSDEERAHLLPLLRNAQWVEAVGRDAIYKEFIFKDFNQAFGFMSRVALQAEKMDHHPEWFNVYNKVQITLSTHDCGGLSQRDITLATFIDQASLM